In Candidatus Zixiibacteriota bacterium, the following proteins share a genomic window:
- a CDS encoding energy transducer TonB translates to MPESNIAPVRFPACALKLRYQHNLLLGMLCASLTIITPALYLHLSRLVDIIPRCAPASETWSSPLEPLGKIVYNPLPPTPPGVKGSGKMPLPENNGLVPVLGPEIDQYLEDSGYLGYFDESKPLPVESAELALVENSRDWRHSMDTSIYTFNAPLERLPELVWMKDPQYPELARRIGTEGEVILNILVGTDGRAEEIKVVSEKPAKVGFGERAYAAALTAHFQPALNDHYPVKCWVRLPVEFKLN, encoded by the coding sequence ATGCCGGAAAGCAATATTGCTCCGGTTCGATTCCCCGCCTGCGCTCTTAAGCTCCGCTATCAGCACAATCTCTTGCTGGGGATGCTTTGTGCGTCATTGACCATAATTACGCCGGCGCTGTATTTACATCTCTCCCGCCTCGTGGATATAATACCCCGTTGCGCCCCGGCATCGGAGACCTGGTCATCTCCACTTGAGCCACTTGGCAAGATTGTTTACAATCCGCTTCCTCCGACGCCGCCCGGTGTCAAAGGTTCGGGCAAGATGCCGCTTCCTGAGAATAATGGTCTGGTTCCCGTTCTTGGTCCGGAGATTGACCAGTATCTGGAGGATTCGGGATATCTTGGCTACTTTGACGAAAGTAAGCCCTTGCCGGTGGAATCGGCCGAACTTGCTTTAGTCGAGAACAGCCGCGACTGGCGTCATTCGATGGATACCTCCATTTATACTTTTAATGCCCCGCTTGAAAGGCTTCCGGAATTGGTCTGGATGAAAGACCCCCAGTATCCGGAGCTGGCGCGGCGCATCGGCACGGAAGGGGAGGTAATACTGAATATTCTGGTCGGCACTGACGGCCGCGCCGAAGAGATTAAAGTCGTGAGCGAAAAACCGGCAAAAGTCGGCTTTGGTGAAAGGGCGTATGCCGCCGCCCTCACTGCCCACTTTCAACCGGCCTTAAACGACCATTACCCCGTCAAATGCTGGGTCAGGCTGCCGGTGGAATTTAAACTCAATTAA